In a single window of the Dreissena polymorpha isolate Duluth1 chromosome 3, UMN_Dpol_1.0, whole genome shotgun sequence genome:
- the LOC127875458 gene encoding kelch domain-containing protein 3-like — protein sequence MLMWTVHLEGGPRRVNHAAVVVGEKIYTFGGYCTGEDYESRLPIDVHVLNTISLRWKLLHSPETLDSSIPYQRYGHTAVAYGDCAYIWGGRNDSDGACNILFCFVTVSETWSQVETQGWTPGKRDGHSACVINHAMYIFGGYEEVVDRFSDDVFRFEFSTKTWTLLETKGPRARWRDFHTAVGIGNTMYVFGGRSDMGGNLFTNMEMYCDSVHMFDTVTCTWQTAISRGFRPTGRRSHSAFTHNNCIYIFGGYNGYHDVHFKEVFKYDTECHYWSYLAVPGEGPCARRRQCSCKINSKVYIFGGTSPTITHRGNADNLDEEERVVLTDLADLHILDLDPSLKTLAQMAVLKYRLDTSSLPHDIRWELSAMTTPNAISRPINSNG from the exons aTGTTGATGTGGACAGTGCACCTAGAGGGTGGTCCCAGGCGCGTGAATCACGCTGCTGTGGTCGTAGGGGAGAAAATCTACACGTTTGGAGGCTACTGCACTGGGGAGGACTACGAGAGTCGTCTGCCCATTGACGTCCATGTTCTCAACACAA TTTCTCTACGCTGGAAGCTGCTGCACAGCCCTGAAACCTTGGACAGTTCCATCCCCTACCAGAGGTACGGCCACACTGCAGTGGCCTACGGTGACTGCGCCTATATCTGGGGAGGACGCAATGACAGTGATGGGGCATGTAACATACTCTTCTGTTTTGTCACAG TAAGTGAGACATGGAGTCAGGTGGAGACACAGGGATGGACCCCTGGCAAGAGAGACGGACACTCAGCCTGTGTCATCAATCACGCCATGTACATCTTTGGGGGATACGAGGAAGTG GTTGACAGATTTTCTGACGATGTCTTTCGATTTGAATTTTCTACGAAGACTTGGACATTACTGGAAACAAAG GGTCCCAGGGCACGTTGGCGTGACTTCCACACTGCTGTCGGCATTGGTAACACCATGTACGTGTTCGGAGGTCGCAGTGACATGGGCGGGAACCTGTTCACTAACATGGAGATGTACTGTGACTCGGTGCACATGTTTGACACAGTGACGTGCACATGGCAGACTGCAATCTCACGAGGCTTCCGACCCACTGGGCGACGTAGTCATTCAGCGT TTACACATAATAACTGCATCTACATCTTCGGTGGATACAATGGCTACCATGATGTTCACTTTAAAGAGGTTTTCAAGTATGATACAG AGTGTCATTACTGGTCGTACTTGGCTGTGCCGGGTGAAGGACCCTGTGCACGACGTCGACAGTGTTCCTGTAAGATCAACTCCAAGGTGTACATCTTTGGGGGCACCAG CCCCACAATAACTCACAGAGGAAACGCAGACAACCTAGATGAGGAAGAGAGGGTAGTTCTCACTGACCTTGCCGACCTTCACATTCTTGACCTTGACCCGTCCTTGAAGACCCTGGCCCAGATGGCTGTTCTTAAGTACAGGCTGGACACCAGCAGCCTTCCACATGATATCAG ATGGGAGCTTTCAGCGATGACAACTCCAAACGCAATTAGCCGACCAATAAACTCTAATGGCTGA
- the LOC127875464 gene encoding aarF domain-containing protein kinase 1-like isoform X1 — protein MTMLPRKVKQVLKYGTLAGATLGAGYVVKNNDWEISTIGAVRFGRAALTVARVVVDYKWSLRNLEPGTEQYLKLKSEVHTRSAEHLRNLCFVNGGAFIKVGQHLATLDYLLPQEYVQTMKVLHSNAPQSPVEDLMKVFEEDIGKKVEDVFEYFSPEPLGTASLAQVHRARTKDGRDLAVKIQHPKVKAHSYVDIKTMEFLIRQVHWVFPDFQYVWLAEETRRNLPKELDFVREGEHCERVAKMFEHFKFLKVPRVHWELTSGRVLTMEYCEGGQVNDREYMTRHGINVNDVASKLGKLYSEMIFVNGYVHCDPHPGNVLVNKTSAGTQIVLLDHGLYQTLTDDFRINYCKLWISLIHADLKGIEKYSNNLNVGKLYPLFACMLTARSWENVTGGIDKKPVTEAENQELSDNAGMYMIQISEVLNSIPRQMLLIMKTNDVLRGIESILHSRASASSFINMSRCCIRAMGQHKLKHSSGFVKAFKTRLYTQWLLLKVDLYSLYLWISSSYLMKLMKRNSVPVTAS, from the exons AT GACAATGCTGCCAAGGAAGGTTAAACAGGTTTTAAAATATGGCACACTGGCCGGTGCAACCTTAGGCGCCGGGTATGTGGTGAAGAACAATGACTGggagatctcaacaataggagCTGTGCGCTTTGGGAGGGCAGCTCTAACG GTTGCCAGGGTGGTTGTAGATTACAAATGGTCCCTACGTAACCTTGAACCTGGGACTGAACAGTACCTGAAACTGAAATCAGAG GTACACACCAGATCAGCAGAGCATTTACGTAACCTGTGTTTTGTGAATGGTGGAGCGTTCATCAAAGTGGGTCAACACCTGGCTACACTCGACTACCTCCTGCCTCAAGAATACGTGCAGACAATGAAGGTGTTGCATAGTAACGCACCGCAGTCACCGGTTGAAGATCTCATGAAGGTGTTTGAAGAAGACATTGGGAAAAAG GTAGAGGACGTGTTTGAATATTTCTCCCCTGAGCCACTTGGGACGGCATCCTTGGCCCAGGtgcacagggctcgaaccaaggATGGACGAGATCTAGCTGTCAAAATCCAGCATCCCAAGGTCAAGGCCCATTCTTATGTTGACATCAAAACCATGGAG TTCCTGATCAGGCAAGTTCACTGGGTGTTTCCAGACTTCCAATACGTGTGGCTCGCGGAGGAAACTAGGAGGAATCTCCCAAAAGAGCTTGACTTTGTGAGGGAGGGAGAGCACTGTGAGAGAGTGGCGAAAATGTTTGAACATTTTAAGTTTCTAAAG GTACCAAGAGTTCACTGGGAGCTGACCAGTGGCCGAGTACTGACCATGGAGTACTGCGAGGGTGGACAGGTGAACGATAGGGAGTACATGACACGCCATGGCATCAACGTCAATGAT GTTGCCAGCAAGCTGGGCAAACTCTACAGTGAGATGATATTTGTCAATGGTTATGTGCACTGTGACCCTCACCCAGGGAATGTTCTGGTGAACAAAACCAGTGCCGGGACGCAGATTGTTCTTCTGGATCACGGGCTGTATCAG ACGCTTACCGATGATTTTCGTATCAACTACTGTAAGCTGTGGATATCGCTAATCCATGCAGACTTGAAGGGGATCGAGAAGTACTCGAACAATCTGAACGTTGGTAAGCTGTACCCGCTGTTTGCCTGCATGCTGACAGCTCGATCCTGGGAAAATGTCACTGGGGGGATTGACAAGAAGCCAGTGACAGAGGCTGAG AATCAAGAACTGTCAGATAATGCAGGTATGTACATGATCCAGATCTCAGAAGTGTTGAACAGCATCCCCCGACAGATGCTCCTGATCATGAAGACAAACGATGTACTCCGCGGCATTGAATCCATTTTGCACTCACGAGCCAGTGCCTCGTCATTTATAAACATGTCTCGATGCTGCATTCGAGCCATGGGGCAACATAAACTGAAACACAGCTCAGGGTTTGTGAAAGCTTTCAAGACGAGACTTTACACACAGTGGCTTCTGTTGAAAGTGGACTTATATTCGCTGTATTTGTGGATTTCTAGCTCGTACCTAATGAAATTGATGAAGCGTAATTCAGTTCCAGTCACAGCTAGTTGA
- the LOC127875464 gene encoding aarF domain-containing protein kinase 1-like isoform X2, with protein MLPRKVKQVLKYGTLAGATLGAGYVVKNNDWEISTIGAVRFGRAALTVARVVVDYKWSLRNLEPGTEQYLKLKSEVHTRSAEHLRNLCFVNGGAFIKVGQHLATLDYLLPQEYVQTMKVLHSNAPQSPVEDLMKVFEEDIGKKVEDVFEYFSPEPLGTASLAQVHRARTKDGRDLAVKIQHPKVKAHSYVDIKTMEFLIRQVHWVFPDFQYVWLAEETRRNLPKELDFVREGEHCERVAKMFEHFKFLKVPRVHWELTSGRVLTMEYCEGGQVNDREYMTRHGINVNDVASKLGKLYSEMIFVNGYVHCDPHPGNVLVNKTSAGTQIVLLDHGLYQTLTDDFRINYCKLWISLIHADLKGIEKYSNNLNVGKLYPLFACMLTARSWENVTGGIDKKPVTEAENQELSDNAGMYMIQISEVLNSIPRQMLLIMKTNDVLRGIESILHSRASASSFINMSRCCIRAMGQHKLKHSSGFVKAFKTRLYTQWLLLKVDLYSLYLWISSSYLMKLMKRNSVPVTAS; from the exons ATGCTGCCAAGGAAGGTTAAACAGGTTTTAAAATATGGCACACTGGCCGGTGCAACCTTAGGCGCCGGGTATGTGGTGAAGAACAATGACTGggagatctcaacaataggagCTGTGCGCTTTGGGAGGGCAGCTCTAACG GTTGCCAGGGTGGTTGTAGATTACAAATGGTCCCTACGTAACCTTGAACCTGGGACTGAACAGTACCTGAAACTGAAATCAGAG GTACACACCAGATCAGCAGAGCATTTACGTAACCTGTGTTTTGTGAATGGTGGAGCGTTCATCAAAGTGGGTCAACACCTGGCTACACTCGACTACCTCCTGCCTCAAGAATACGTGCAGACAATGAAGGTGTTGCATAGTAACGCACCGCAGTCACCGGTTGAAGATCTCATGAAGGTGTTTGAAGAAGACATTGGGAAAAAG GTAGAGGACGTGTTTGAATATTTCTCCCCTGAGCCACTTGGGACGGCATCCTTGGCCCAGGtgcacagggctcgaaccaaggATGGACGAGATCTAGCTGTCAAAATCCAGCATCCCAAGGTCAAGGCCCATTCTTATGTTGACATCAAAACCATGGAG TTCCTGATCAGGCAAGTTCACTGGGTGTTTCCAGACTTCCAATACGTGTGGCTCGCGGAGGAAACTAGGAGGAATCTCCCAAAAGAGCTTGACTTTGTGAGGGAGGGAGAGCACTGTGAGAGAGTGGCGAAAATGTTTGAACATTTTAAGTTTCTAAAG GTACCAAGAGTTCACTGGGAGCTGACCAGTGGCCGAGTACTGACCATGGAGTACTGCGAGGGTGGACAGGTGAACGATAGGGAGTACATGACACGCCATGGCATCAACGTCAATGAT GTTGCCAGCAAGCTGGGCAAACTCTACAGTGAGATGATATTTGTCAATGGTTATGTGCACTGTGACCCTCACCCAGGGAATGTTCTGGTGAACAAAACCAGTGCCGGGACGCAGATTGTTCTTCTGGATCACGGGCTGTATCAG ACGCTTACCGATGATTTTCGTATCAACTACTGTAAGCTGTGGATATCGCTAATCCATGCAGACTTGAAGGGGATCGAGAAGTACTCGAACAATCTGAACGTTGGTAAGCTGTACCCGCTGTTTGCCTGCATGCTGACAGCTCGATCCTGGGAAAATGTCACTGGGGGGATTGACAAGAAGCCAGTGACAGAGGCTGAG AATCAAGAACTGTCAGATAATGCAGGTATGTACATGATCCAGATCTCAGAAGTGTTGAACAGCATCCCCCGACAGATGCTCCTGATCATGAAGACAAACGATGTACTCCGCGGCATTGAATCCATTTTGCACTCACGAGCCAGTGCCTCGTCATTTATAAACATGTCTCGATGCTGCATTCGAGCCATGGGGCAACATAAACTGAAACACAGCTCAGGGTTTGTGAAAGCTTTCAAGACGAGACTTTACACACAGTGGCTTCTGTTGAAAGTGGACTTATATTCGCTGTATTTGTGGATTTCTAGCTCGTACCTAATGAAATTGATGAAGCGTAATTCAGTTCCAGTCACAGCTAGTTGA